In Streptomyces sp. ML-6, the genomic stretch TCATGGCCGCCCGGGTCTCAAGGCCGCTCGGGCTTGCGGGCGAGGAAGGTGGCGAAGGTTCTCTCGGCCCCCTCGGCGGGTTCCTCCACCAGCCGGGCGGTGAGGGCGAGCCCGGCCTGCTTCAGGAGCTCGGCGAGCCGGTCGGGCGGCAGCAGGTAGGACTCGTAGGACACCGGGAGGCCGCCGTACGCCTGCGTGGGACGCAGATGTTGGCCGTCCCCCACGTGCCCGGCCAGCATCAGGCAGCCCCCGGGCGCGAGGGTCCGGTGGAACTCGCCGAACACCACCGGCAGCAGCTCCGGCGGCGTGTGGTGGGTGGAGTAGTACGCGAGGACGCCTCCGAGGGCGTCGTCCGCGAGCGGGAGCGCGGTCATCGAGCCGACGGCGAAGAGCAGGCCGGGGT encodes the following:
- a CDS encoding class I SAM-dependent methyltransferase, coding for MPDVSHLAAVRKSYDIVASAYFERVRSPAELDPLSRGMLDVFAETVRTSGLGPVADLGCGPGKVTAHLAERNVPVFGMDLSPAMIELARDTHPGLLFAVGSMTALPLADDALGGVLAYYSTHHTPPELLPVVFGEFHRTLAPGGCLMLAGHVGDGQHLRPTQAYGGLPVSYESYLLPPDRLAELLKQAGLALTARLVEEPAEGAERTFATFLARKPERP